The nucleotide window GCCTCGACATGGTCGAAGTGCGCGCCAAGGTCGAAGAGGCCCGCGCCCAGAACGCAGTGTCGTGACGGGTTCGCCGAGCGCGGCACCGGTGTGCCGCCCCGGAGCCGGGACGCGCATCGTCCAGGGGCTCGTCGCCCTCATGGTCGCGGCGTTCGCCGTCGGCGAGGTGCCGGAACAGCCCGTCATCGCGATCATCGCGGGCGTCGTCGCCCTCGGGGTCACGGCGATGGCGATCACGGGGCGCTGCACCATTCCGGTGCGTGCCGAGCGGATCGACGAAGAAGCGATCGCGGAATACGACGACGCGCGCCGGCTCGTGGATCTCTCCGCGGCCTCGCAGAAGGACCGCACATGAACCGCATCGCGGCCTGGGCGGGCCGCCAGAAATCGAACCTCGCACTCGCGGCGATGGCGCTTCGCACCTGGGACCCACGGCAGATCTTCGTCGCGATCCTCGCCGGCGTCGGCACCGCCGTCCTCATCGGCGTGGCCACAGTGCTCATCCCGAACCCGCTCTTCGCGCGCGAGATCGCGCCGGTGTGGTGGAACTACCCGGTGTGGATCCTCACCTCCGCAATGACCGGCATCCTCATGGCCGGCTACGTCCGCCCCCGCATTCCGGACGGTGCGGCTACCCGCGCCGCCGACGACCCCGTGGCCGGGGCGGGGGGCGACGACGCCGAAGAGCACCGGAGCGGACGCTTCGCGATCGCCGGCGGAATGCTCGCCTGGTTCGCCGTCGGCTGCCCGGTCTGCAACAAGATCGCCCTGCTCGCGCTCGGATACACCGGGGCGCTGACCTGGTTTGCACCCCTGCAGCCCGTGCTCGCGATCACCGCGATGGTGCTCTCGACCGTCGCCGCCGTCTGGCGGCTCAAGGGGCAGCTCGCCTGCCCGCTTCCGGTCGCGCGCGACGCGGCGACTGCGTAGAGCATCCCGAAAGCAGGCCGAGTCGGCCGCCCGTCGCCGAGAGCAGGCCGAATCGACCGCGGAGAGTCGGTCGTGGCCGGTTCTCGTGACGGCGCCGCCGCCGAAGAGGGAGCGGATGATGGCGACCGGACAGGCCGCCGAGGCGGCGCTGAGGTGTCGCCTCCGCTCTGCCTGTCGGGCTCAGAACGGCAAGAACGAGCCGGTGATCGGCCAGGTGGCGGCGTTGGCGGCGATGAGCACGGCGGCGACACCGAGGAAGACGGTCATGAGCACCGCCGACGGGCCCGCGAGGCGGCCGATGAACTCGGTCATCCGGCGCACGGGCGCCGAGCGTCGCCCCGCGCCGAGCACGAGCGTGAACGCGACGAGCGGGGACTGGCTGACGAGGAACCACACCGTGATGAGGCCGGCCATCGCCCAGAGCCCGCCGACGGGCAGCGCCGCGACCGCGTAGAACGACGGGTCGGTGAGGGCCGAGACGCCCCAGAGCAGTCCGAGCAGCATCATCGCCCAAATGCCCGCACCGGTCCTGCGGCGATCCTTCGAAGCGGCGCGGGTGCCTCGCCGGATTCGCAGGACCGTCCACACCGCGAGGGCGAGCGCCGCCACGACCTGCACGCCGAACCGAAGCGGGTCGGGCACCACGATGTTCGTCGCGATCCACGCCGTGACGGCGTGCACCGTTTCACCGAGCAAGGTGCCGACGACGATCGTCGAGGCGGCCGCTGTGACGAAGAAGGCGAGAACGGCACGAATGCGCCCGCCGGCGGCGAGAGCGGAGATCGCGATGAACGCACCGAACGGGTCGAACCCGGCCAGGCCGAGCCCAGCGGCCGCGGCCACGGCGGCAAGAGGGTTCATCGTTCACGCTCCGAAGATGAGACGGGAGACGGTGCGCCCGGCTCCGCGAGCATCCGCCCGAACAGGTCGACGAGGCTCGCGATCGCGAGCTCCGTCGACAGCACGCCCGCGTTGACCGATTCGACGAGGCCGTCGCCGGCGCCGATGAACATGACGATCAGGGGAGCGGCTCGGTCGCCGTCGAGGTCGAAGGCGTCGACGAAGACCTGTTCGAGTCGTTCGGGGACGACGAAGTCGGGTTCGGCCGGGCCGCCCGCGACGATCCGGGCCGCCGTGACGGCGTCGTAGGCGGCGCCCTCGCCGAGCCCGTGGGTGATGTAGGCCCGTGCGATCGCCGCGAGCCGTTCACGCGGGCGGCTGCCCGCTGCGTCGAGCGCCTCGCGCACGACCTGGCCGTAGCGGTCGAGGATCGCTTCGTGCAGTGCGGCGAGCAGATCGGGGAGCGTGCCGAAGTGCCGGTAGGCGATCGGTTTCGTGACGCCGGTGCGCGCGGCGACGCGGGCGAGGGTGACCGACGCGCCGCCCTCTTCGCGGGCGATGGCGACGCCGGCGTCGATAAGGCGCCGGCGCCGCTCGGCCGCGCTCAGGCGGGTGCCCGAGGGCGTCGGCTCGGTACTGCCATGGTGCGTTCGCTCCATCACGGGAATAAGTTACCTCACGTAACTTGGGAACCGTCTGTGGGACCCGGTGGAGTGGGCGGCGTCGCCGACGAGGCCGATCCGGTCCATCGAGCAGGCATCCATGCGGATCTGGCTGATGGAGTCGTAGCAGAAATCGTCGGCGGCGATCGCCTCCCGGAGCGCGTCCTGGCTCTGCCGGTATGCGTCGATGGCGGCCGCACGCTTGGCGCGGGCGACACCGAGCGCAACCCCGGTGGCGACGAGGGCCACGACAAGGGTCGACGCGGCCGCCATCAGCACCTTGGTACGTCTGGGAAGACCCTTCCTCGCGGTAGGCGCGAGCTTGCCGGGTCTGTGGTCGGCATGCAGGCTCCTTCCGGTCGGAGGTCGGGGACTCTCGCCCACCTGTGGGCCGAGGCGATGTCAGTCGCTGCTGCCATGCCGCGACGCGTCCCGCCCGGAACTGCCGAGGGTGCCGACAGGCG belongs to Agromyces archimandritae and includes:
- a CDS encoding TetR/AcrR family transcriptional regulator, which produces MERTHHGSTEPTPSGTRLSAAERRRRLIDAGVAIAREEGGASVTLARVAARTGVTKPIAYRHFGTLPDLLAALHEAILDRYGQVVREALDAAGSRPRERLAAIARAYITHGLGEGAAYDAVTAARIVAGGPAEPDFVVPERLEQVFVDAFDLDGDRAAPLIVMFIGAGDGLVESVNAGVLSTELAIASLVDLFGRMLAEPGAPSPVSSSERER